The Procambarus clarkii isolate CNS0578487 chromosome 46, FALCON_Pclarkii_2.0, whole genome shotgun sequence genome includes a region encoding these proteins:
- the LOC138350619 gene encoding uncharacterized protein isoform X2 translates to MAASSPVIQPEDVNRLRYGLAVTKAGRDALASVFMWSYRGTFPVVTYLTQDLGYTNAQYRRVFDDHQRYKLEASSDAATFDITLLYKLLQRVCGVAGMKDTTPGPQGPSLEHLIYSLKQHRNTLAHDNVGMSEQDLTSTLTELSDLLAKMLTEAGVRCRTNSQDVDHVTRDVTKYIGGLLAKVREQLDPSDVAYLPQLRQEIKMFRSHITEEVKQMSKQELTDGYKLLYQIVPAPWLLLNINYNPSLAFTRLRLLEDPVIGARPSHAAKGQDINYEDILSMRREDGRVPQCVLLTGEGGMGKTTLLKLILEKWVEDPAAIRHLGTVDLVFYVQCRDSHLNTFDDLLRQLLPQTLRDSGADFQLFKEIILSLNILVLIDGYDEVNDQSGRLVKELLHLPGKDVRLVITTRPGWDQQLSQLVPHTRPRCNILVLGITPERRVEFAERTIKVLVEEESQRSVITGRFTQRLEEMSQFLGEYLNTPLTLTLLALLCVEAPEEFNNLTTNTQVYEKIHDFITSKLVSRLTDKHVVDPKGKCDQFLLFFEEISLRGIQRQEYDLRPETEAEIREKCKTLGLPQEEVLSNYFTRTSYRRGLNVVWVFGYFHARYQEYCASRGLVDLLLRAEQDRGDPASHCVSGERSIIVDLLVDVVRKEKRSLEDHLRGSKFDISDVHQEFNKRPRWQNILLSTTGVLCARGVEHRFITHIIDLFEMVTYGTDELLKHVAESRGSEHVIQAVCEKLRTEQEWRIVGVDSWVVLPLVLKKVTPKNICLVKNDPSQLKQCLSTLSVLATMKVTISLDLDYSLDRKERSFISNQYLERLTAPGSKCILEEFDGELSEAAIPLLPPTLESLNLRLTLQQLPVLIRHLPHLPHLQHLVINLDDTGYVDPDTLDATSYVDPDTLDATGYVDPDTLDATGYVDPDTLDATGYVDPDTLDATGYVDPDTLDATGYVDPDTMDTTGYVDPDTLDATVYVDPDTLGSLPYQGRALTLTIYWEVTDDDPAIDWCCHLAAQLCPPSRGGYSRLVFADTRLTSVGVESSQVWASVFPLVYRCGRGEIPARTSPEGRHW, encoded by the exons ATGGCGGCCTCGAGTCCTGTTATCCAACCGGAAGATGTGAACAGACTGCGGTATGGACTGGCTGTGACTAAGGCAGGACGAGACGCGCTAGCAAGTGTGTTTATGTGGTCGTACCGGGGCACCTTCCCAGTAGTGACTTACCTCACTCAGGACTTGGGGTACACCAATGCTCAGTACAGGCGTGTCTTCGATGATCACCAGAGGTATAAACTCGAAGCTTCCTCTGACGCGGCAACTTTTGACATCACCCTGTTGTATAAACTCCTGcaacgtgtgtgtggtgtggctgggatGAAGGACACCACTCCAGGGCctcagggaccatcacttgaacacCTCATTTACAGCCTCAAGCAACACCGAAACACGTTGGCCCATGATAATGTGGGAATGTCAGAGCAAGATCTTACGTCAACACTGACGGAGCTCAGTGACTTATTGGCTAAGATGCTGACTGAGGCCGGCGTCCGGTGTAGGACAAACAGCCAggatgtggaccacgtgaccagagaTGTCACCAAGTATATTGGTGGTCTGCTAGCGAAGGTCAGAGAGCAGCTGGATCCCTCAGATGTGGCGTACTTGCCACAGCTCCGCCAGGAGATTAAGATGTTCAGAAGCCACATCACAGAAGAGGTTAAGCAGATGAGCAAGCAGGAGCTAACTGACGGGTATAAACTGCTGTACCAGATTGTTCCCGCACCCTGGCTCCTCCTCAACATTAACTACAACCCAAGTCTTGCTTTTACACGACTGCGACTCCTTGAAGATCCCGTCATAGGGGCAAGACCCTCCCATGCGGCCAAGGGTCAGGATATAAACTATGAAGACATCTTGAGTATGAGACGAGAGGACGGAAGAGTTCCTCAGTGTGTCCTCCTGACGGGGGAAGGTGGTATGGGCAAGACAACTttactcaagctcatcctcgagaaGTGGGTAGAGGACCCTGCTGCCATACGTCACCTGGGCACTGTGGACCTCGTTTTCTATGTACAGTGCAGGGACTCACATCTTAATACCTTCGATGATCTCCTCCGCCAGTTGCTGCCTCAAACACTTCGTGATTCTGGTGCCGACTTCCAGCTGTTTAAGGAGATAATCTTGAGCTTAAATATATTAGTCCTGATTGACGGCTACGACGAGGTCAACGACCAATCAGGAAGGCTGGTGAAGGAGCTGTTGCACCTGCCTGGCAAGGATGTGAGGTTGGTGATAACCACACGGCCGGGGTGGGACCAACAACTGTCACAGCTCgtcccacacaccagacctcgctgcaacatcctcgtcttgggcatcactccagaacgtcgcgtggagtttgccgagagaaccatcaaggtgctggtggaggaagagagccaacggagtgtcatcacagggaggtttacccagcggctggaggagatgagtcagttcctgggtgagtacctcaacactccactcaccttgaccttgttggcgctgctgtgtgtcgaggctccagaagaatttaacaacctcaccacaaacACTCAAGTCTACGAGAAGATTCATGACTTCATAACCAGTAAACTGGTGTCCAGACTCACAGACAAACATGTGGTGGACCCCAAAGGAAAATGTGACCAGTTTCTGTTGTTCTTTGAAGAGATTAGtttaagagggatccagaggcaggAGTACGACCTTCGGCCGGAGACGGAAGCGGAGATTAGGGAGAAGTGTAAAACTCTGGGACTGCCGCAGGAGGAGGTCTTGTCCAACTATTTCACAAGAACCAGCTACCGTCGGGGCCtcaatgtggtgtgggtgtttggctattttcacgccaggtaccaggagtattgTGCCAGCAGGGGGCTGGTCGATCTCTTGTTGAGGGCTGAGCAAGACCGAGGTGATCCAGCATCACACTGTGTGTCAGGGGAAAGGTCTATAATCGTTGACCTCTTGGTGGATGTTGTACGAAAGGAAAAACGCTCCTTGGAAGATCACCTGAGAGGGTCAAAGTTTGATATTAGCGACGTGCACCAAGAGTTTAATAAGCGCCCCAGATGGCAGAACATTTTACTCAGCACTACCGGGGTGCTGTGTGCCCGGGGAGTAGAGCACAGGTTCATTACTCACATAATTGACCTGTTCGAGATGGTTACATATGGGACTGACGAGCTGTTGAAGCATGTAGCAGAGTCCCGCGGGAGTGAGCACGTCATCCAAGCCGTGTGTGAGAAGCTGCGTACAGAACAAGAGTGGAGAATAGTGGGTGTTGACTCGTGGGTTGTCCTGCCGCTTGTTCTTAAGAAGGTGACACCTAAGAACATTTGCCTAGTCAAAAACGATCCATCCCAACTAAAGCAGTGTCTGTCTACACTGTCAGTGCTGGCAACAATGAAGGTAACCATATCCTTAGATCTTGACTATAGTTTAGACCGCAAAGAGAGAAGTTTTATATCAAATCAATATTTGGAGAGGCTGACAGCCCCCGGCAGTAAGTGTATCTTAGAGGAGTTTGATGGTGAATTGTCTGAGGCAGCCAtacccctcctgcctcccaccctcGAGAGCCTCAACCTGCGCCTCACACTACAGCAACTGCCCGTCCTTATCCGTCACCTGcctcaccttcctcacctgcagcatcttg TCATTAACCTGGAcgacacgggctacgtggacccggacaccctggacgccacgagctacgtggacccggacaccctggacgccacgggctacgtggacccggacaccctggacgccacgggctacgtggacccggacaccctggacgccacgggctacgtggacccggacaccctggacgccacgggctacgtggacccggacaccctggacgccacgggctacgtggacccggacaccatggacaccacgggctacgtggacccggacaccctggacgccacggtctacgtggacccggacacactGGGCAGTCTGCCGTACCAGGGAAGGGCGCTCACCCTGACCATCTACTGGGAAGTCACTGATGACGACCCCGCCATAGACTGGTGCTGCCACCTGGCGGCTCAGCTGTGTCCTCCCTCAAGAGGAGGGTATAGTCGCCTGGTCTTCGCTGACACGCGTCTCACCA
- the LOC138350619 gene encoding uncharacterized protein isoform X1, protein MAASSPVIQPEDVNRLRYGLAVTKAGRDALASVFMWSYRGTFPVVTYLTQDLGYTNAQYRRVFDDHQRYKLEASSDAATFDITLLYKLLQRVCGVAGMKDTTPGPQGPSLEHLIYSLKQHRNTLAHDNVGMSEQDLTSTLTELSDLLAKMLTEAGVRCRTNSQDVDHVTRDVTKYIGGLLAKVREQLDPSDVAYLPQLRQEIKMFRSHITEEVKQMSKQELTDGYKLLYQIVPAPWLLLNINYNPSLAFTRLRLLEDPVIGARPSHAAKGQDINYEDILSMRREDGRVPQCVLLTGEGGMGKTTLLKLILEKWVEDPAAIRHLGTVDLVFYVQCRDSHLNTFDDLLRQLLPQTLRDSGADFQLFKEIILSLNILVLIDGYDEVNDQSGRLVKELLHLPGKDVRLVITTRPGWDQQLSQLVPHTRPRCNILVLGITPERRVEFAERTIKVLVEEESQRSVITGRFTQRLEEMSQFLGEYLNTPLTLTLLALLCVEAPEEFNNLTTNTQVYEKIHDFITSKLVSRLTDKHVVDPKGKCDQFLLFFEEISLRGIQRQEYDLRPETEAEIREKCKTLGLPQEEVLSNYFTRTSYRRGLNVVWVFGYFHARYQEYCASRGLVDLLLRAEQDRGDPASHCVSGERSIIVDLLVDVVRKEKRSLEDHLRGSKFDISDVHQEFNKRPRWQNILLSTTGVLCARGVEHRFITHIIDLFEMVTYGTDELLKHVAESRGSEHVIQAVCEKLRTEQEWRIVGVDSWVVLPLVLKKVTPKNICLVKNDPSQLKQCLSTLSVLATMKVTISLDLDYSLDRKERSFISNQYLERLTAPGSKCILEEFDGELSEAAIPLLPPTLESLNLRLTLQQLPVLIRHLPHLPHLQHLVINLDDTGYVDPDTLDATSYVDPDTLDATGYVDPDTLDATGYVDPDTLDATGYVDPDTLDATGYVDPDTLDATGYVDPDTMDTTGYVDPDTLDATVYVDPDTLGSLPYQGRALTLTIYWEVTDDDPAIDWCCHLAAQLCPPSRGGYSRLVFADTRLTSVGGERFLRGLHRRGVTGDYLVIGIRDSEENKKYLQRLSASLNNFNIVDIL, encoded by the exons ATGGCGGCCTCGAGTCCTGTTATCCAACCGGAAGATGTGAACAGACTGCGGTATGGACTGGCTGTGACTAAGGCAGGACGAGACGCGCTAGCAAGTGTGTTTATGTGGTCGTACCGGGGCACCTTCCCAGTAGTGACTTACCTCACTCAGGACTTGGGGTACACCAATGCTCAGTACAGGCGTGTCTTCGATGATCACCAGAGGTATAAACTCGAAGCTTCCTCTGACGCGGCAACTTTTGACATCACCCTGTTGTATAAACTCCTGcaacgtgtgtgtggtgtggctgggatGAAGGACACCACTCCAGGGCctcagggaccatcacttgaacacCTCATTTACAGCCTCAAGCAACACCGAAACACGTTGGCCCATGATAATGTGGGAATGTCAGAGCAAGATCTTACGTCAACACTGACGGAGCTCAGTGACTTATTGGCTAAGATGCTGACTGAGGCCGGCGTCCGGTGTAGGACAAACAGCCAggatgtggaccacgtgaccagagaTGTCACCAAGTATATTGGTGGTCTGCTAGCGAAGGTCAGAGAGCAGCTGGATCCCTCAGATGTGGCGTACTTGCCACAGCTCCGCCAGGAGATTAAGATGTTCAGAAGCCACATCACAGAAGAGGTTAAGCAGATGAGCAAGCAGGAGCTAACTGACGGGTATAAACTGCTGTACCAGATTGTTCCCGCACCCTGGCTCCTCCTCAACATTAACTACAACCCAAGTCTTGCTTTTACACGACTGCGACTCCTTGAAGATCCCGTCATAGGGGCAAGACCCTCCCATGCGGCCAAGGGTCAGGATATAAACTATGAAGACATCTTGAGTATGAGACGAGAGGACGGAAGAGTTCCTCAGTGTGTCCTCCTGACGGGGGAAGGTGGTATGGGCAAGACAACTttactcaagctcatcctcgagaaGTGGGTAGAGGACCCTGCTGCCATACGTCACCTGGGCACTGTGGACCTCGTTTTCTATGTACAGTGCAGGGACTCACATCTTAATACCTTCGATGATCTCCTCCGCCAGTTGCTGCCTCAAACACTTCGTGATTCTGGTGCCGACTTCCAGCTGTTTAAGGAGATAATCTTGAGCTTAAATATATTAGTCCTGATTGACGGCTACGACGAGGTCAACGACCAATCAGGAAGGCTGGTGAAGGAGCTGTTGCACCTGCCTGGCAAGGATGTGAGGTTGGTGATAACCACACGGCCGGGGTGGGACCAACAACTGTCACAGCTCgtcccacacaccagacctcgctgcaacatcctcgtcttgggcatcactccagaacgtcgcgtggagtttgccgagagaaccatcaaggtgctggtggaggaagagagccaacggagtgtcatcacagggaggtttacccagcggctggaggagatgagtcagttcctgggtgagtacctcaacactccactcaccttgaccttgttggcgctgctgtgtgtcgaggctccagaagaatttaacaacctcaccacaaacACTCAAGTCTACGAGAAGATTCATGACTTCATAACCAGTAAACTGGTGTCCAGACTCACAGACAAACATGTGGTGGACCCCAAAGGAAAATGTGACCAGTTTCTGTTGTTCTTTGAAGAGATTAGtttaagagggatccagaggcaggAGTACGACCTTCGGCCGGAGACGGAAGCGGAGATTAGGGAGAAGTGTAAAACTCTGGGACTGCCGCAGGAGGAGGTCTTGTCCAACTATTTCACAAGAACCAGCTACCGTCGGGGCCtcaatgtggtgtgggtgtttggctattttcacgccaggtaccaggagtattgTGCCAGCAGGGGGCTGGTCGATCTCTTGTTGAGGGCTGAGCAAGACCGAGGTGATCCAGCATCACACTGTGTGTCAGGGGAAAGGTCTATAATCGTTGACCTCTTGGTGGATGTTGTACGAAAGGAAAAACGCTCCTTGGAAGATCACCTGAGAGGGTCAAAGTTTGATATTAGCGACGTGCACCAAGAGTTTAATAAGCGCCCCAGATGGCAGAACATTTTACTCAGCACTACCGGGGTGCTGTGTGCCCGGGGAGTAGAGCACAGGTTCATTACTCACATAATTGACCTGTTCGAGATGGTTACATATGGGACTGACGAGCTGTTGAAGCATGTAGCAGAGTCCCGCGGGAGTGAGCACGTCATCCAAGCCGTGTGTGAGAAGCTGCGTACAGAACAAGAGTGGAGAATAGTGGGTGTTGACTCGTGGGTTGTCCTGCCGCTTGTTCTTAAGAAGGTGACACCTAAGAACATTTGCCTAGTCAAAAACGATCCATCCCAACTAAAGCAGTGTCTGTCTACACTGTCAGTGCTGGCAACAATGAAGGTAACCATATCCTTAGATCTTGACTATAGTTTAGACCGCAAAGAGAGAAGTTTTATATCAAATCAATATTTGGAGAGGCTGACAGCCCCCGGCAGTAAGTGTATCTTAGAGGAGTTTGATGGTGAATTGTCTGAGGCAGCCAtacccctcctgcctcccaccctcGAGAGCCTCAACCTGCGCCTCACACTACAGCAACTGCCCGTCCTTATCCGTCACCTGcctcaccttcctcacctgcagcatcttg TCATTAACCTGGAcgacacgggctacgtggacccggacaccctggacgccacgagctacgtggacccggacaccctggacgccacgggctacgtggacccggacaccctggacgccacgggctacgtggacccggacaccctggacgccacgggctacgtggacccggacaccctggacgccacgggctacgtggacccggacaccctggacgccacgggctacgtggacccggacaccatggacaccacgggctacgtggacccggacaccctggacgccacggtctacgtggacccggacacactGGGCAGTCTGCCGTACCAGGGAAGGGCGCTCACCCTGACCATCTACTGGGAAGTCACTGATGACGACCCCGCCATAGACTGGTGCTGCCACCTGGCGGCTCAGCTGTGTCCTCCCTCAAGAGGAGGGTATAGTCGCCTGGTCTTCGCTGACACGCGTCTCACCA